Proteins from one Chloroflexota bacterium genomic window:
- a CDS encoding KH domain-containing protein, with protein MKDLVEYIAKSIVTLPDAVVVNEESSAGNVILKLQVATEDRGRVIGKLGRVAQAMRTLLRVAAVREGVRVQLEIL; from the coding sequence ATGAAGGACCTGGTAGAATACATTGCCAAGTCTATAGTGACGCTGCCCGATGCTGTGGTCGTAAACGAAGAGAGCAGCGCTGGTAACGTCATCCTCAAGCTTCAGGTGGCCACAGAGGACAGAGGTAGGGTCATCGGGAAGCTGGGAAGGGTGGCCCAAGCAATGCGCACCTTACTCAGGGTGGCGGCAGTACGGGAAGGGGTTCGAGTTCAACTCGAAATCCTCTAG
- a CDS encoding F0F1 ATP synthase subunit epsilon, with the protein MAILKLEIVTAEGPVYSGEADTVIAPGVMGQFAVLPHHAAFMTMLEPGELCIRRSGEEIFMVVSGGFLEVLDNKVVVLADTAERADDIDAARAEAAKQRAEEQLKHPGEGVDLANAEAALRRSLARLKVAGRRRRKERKSI; encoded by the coding sequence ATGGCCATACTGAAATTAGAGATTGTCACTGCAGAGGGCCCGGTGTACTCTGGCGAGGCGGATACTGTGATCGCTCCAGGGGTGATGGGACAGTTCGCTGTCTTGCCTCATCATGCTGCTTTCATGACCATGCTTGAGCCTGGTGAACTCTGCATTAGACGATCTGGTGAAGAGATCTTTATGGTTGTAAGCGGCGGCTTTCTTGAGGTGCTGGACAATAAAGTGGTAGTTCTGGCTGATACTGCTGAGCGTGCTGATGATATTGATGCAGCTCGTGCTGAGGCTGCCAAGCAACGGGCTGAAGAGCAACTCAAACACCCCGGAGAGGGAGTAGATCTTGCGAACGCAGAGGCTGCCCTGCGGAGATCTCTGGCTCGTCTCAAAGTTGCTGGGCGAAGAAGAAGGAAGGAAAGGAAGTCTATCTAG
- the atpD gene encoding F0F1 ATP synthase subunit beta, with protein MAKGRVAQVIGTVVDIEFPPEELPPQYNAIEITSNGEKMVLEVQAHIGNNWVRCLSMAPTEGLERGIEAIDTGAPIAVPVGKATLGRLFNVMGEPLDNLGEVKAEQRWPIHRMPPAYEDQETSTEMLETGLKVIDLITPFTKGGKIGAYGGAGVGKTVIIQELIHSIATVHGGFSVFAGVGERSREGNDLWLEMKASGVINKTALVFGQMNEPPGVRARIALTGLTMAEYFRDVEGQDVLLFIDNIYRYVLAGMEVSALLGRMPSAVGYQPTLATEVGELEERITSTKKGSITSFQAIYVPADDYTDPGIVTTMGHLDAVIALERSIAEMGIYPAVDPLSSTSRILDPKIVGEEHYGVARGIQRVLQRYKELQDIIAILGIEELSEEDKLTVARARRIQRFLSQPMFVAEAFTGTEGKYVPIKETVRGFKEILEGKHDALPEQAFLLVGTIDEAVEKAKRLGM; from the coding sequence ATGGCCAAGGGTAGAGTCGCTCAAGTAATTGGCACGGTAGTTGATATTGAATTTCCTCCTGAGGAGTTACCGCCACAGTACAATGCCATCGAAATCACTAGTAATGGAGAAAAGATGGTACTTGAGGTTCAGGCCCACATCGGTAATAACTGGGTAAGGTGCTTGTCCATGGCTCCGACCGAGGGCCTGGAGCGGGGCATTGAGGCTATTGACACAGGTGCTCCTATAGCTGTTCCTGTGGGCAAGGCCACCCTCGGCCGATTGTTCAATGTCATGGGTGAACCCCTGGATAACCTCGGTGAGGTCAAAGCTGAGCAACGTTGGCCGATTCACCGTATGCCGCCCGCTTACGAGGATCAGGAAACCAGTACCGAGATGCTGGAGACCGGACTCAAGGTGATTGATCTGATCACTCCCTTCACCAAGGGCGGGAAGATAGGTGCCTATGGCGGCGCCGGCGTAGGGAAGACAGTCATCATTCAGGAGCTTATCCATAGTATCGCCACCGTTCACGGTGGTTTCTCTGTTTTTGCTGGAGTTGGCGAGCGCTCCCGTGAAGGAAATGACCTCTGGCTGGAGATGAAGGCGTCCGGTGTTATCAACAAAACGGCGCTTGTTTTCGGACAGATGAATGAGCCGCCTGGAGTTAGAGCCCGCATTGCGCTGACTGGTCTGACTATGGCGGAGTACTTCCGGGATGTTGAAGGTCAGGACGTATTGCTGTTTATTGACAACATCTACCGCTATGTCTTGGCCGGCATGGAGGTATCGGCATTGCTGGGACGTATGCCGTCAGCCGTAGGCTACCAGCCGACGCTGGCTACAGAGGTAGGCGAGTTGGAGGAAAGGATTACTTCGACCAAGAAGGGGTCCATCACCTCCTTCCAGGCTATCTATGTTCCTGCTGACGACTATACTGACCCCGGTATAGTCACTACCATGGGCCACCTTGATGCGGTGATTGCCCTGGAACGTTCCATCGCAGAGATGGGAATCTATCCGGCTGTGGATCCTCTGTCTTCCACTTCCCGCATTCTTGACCCGAAGATAGTGGGCGAAGAGCATTATGGTGTGGCTAGAGGTATCCAGAGGGTGTTGCAGAGATACAAGGAGCTTCAGGATATCATCGCTATCCTGGGCATTGAGGAGTTGTCTGAAGAAGACAAGCTCACTGTGGCCCGTGCCCGGCGCATTCAGAGGTTCCTCTCTCAGCCCATGTTTGTTGCGGAAGCCTTTACCGGCACAGAAGGGAAATATGTGCCTATCAAGGAGACCGTGCGCGGTTTCAAGGAGATTCTGGAAGGGAAGCATGATGCTTTGCCTGAGCAGGCATTCCTACTGGTAGGGACGATAGATGAGGCGGTTGAGAAAGCAAAACGTCTAGGAATGTAG
- the atpG gene encoding ATP synthase F1 subunit gamma: protein MANIRLIRRRIRSVQSTAKITKAMEMVATSKMRKAQDRDLAGRPYAEKIQQVLADLVAQQGGRIHPLLERREVKKIEIIHITPDRGLCGGLNANMNRSTASFILEHVSPSVMITVGRKGRDYMLRYGREVRAEFTGIGDRPSLVDTLPMSRIVIDDYSNRFADVVYLAYTRFVSTMTQRPVLQQLLPVEPAKRERGGEAEYIYEPGRKSVLAELLPRFVEMQVYHAILESIASEQSARMVAMRNATDNANELVQDLTLVYNKARQEMITKELLDITGGVEAIG, encoded by the coding sequence ATGGCTAACATACGTTTGATTCGGCGGCGTATTCGGAGCGTTCAATCGACAGCTAAGATTACCAAAGCCATGGAAATGGTGGCTACGTCCAAAATGCGGAAGGCTCAGGATCGCGATTTAGCCGGCAGGCCTTATGCTGAGAAAATTCAGCAAGTTTTGGCCGATCTGGTTGCACAGCAAGGAGGCAGGATTCACCCCTTGCTGGAACGACGGGAAGTGAAGAAGATCGAGATAATTCATATCACGCCTGATCGTGGTTTGTGCGGAGGCCTGAACGCCAATATGAACCGAAGCACAGCAAGTTTCATATTGGAGCATGTCTCTCCCTCTGTGATGATCACGGTAGGTCGCAAAGGCAGGGACTACATGCTGCGCTACGGTCGCGAGGTTCGGGCCGAGTTCACCGGAATTGGAGATCGGCCTTCCCTTGTTGATACCCTGCCGATGTCCCGCATTGTCATTGATGACTATAGCAATCGATTTGCCGATGTGGTCTATCTGGCCTATACCCGGTTTGTCAGTACCATGACTCAGCGGCCAGTGCTGCAGCAATTGCTTCCTGTCGAACCAGCCAAGAGAGAGCGTGGCGGTGAAGCAGAGTATATCTATGAGCCCGGCAGAAAATCAGTGCTGGCAGAACTTCTCCCCCGGTTTGTGGAGATGCAGGTATACCACGCCATTCTGGAATCGATTGCCAGCGAGCAGTCGGCGAGAATGGTAGCCATGCGCAATGCCACTGATAACGCTAACGAACTTGTCCAGGATTTGACCTTGGTGTACAACAAGGCGCGCCAGGAGATGATCACTAAGGAACTTCTTGATATCACTGGTGGAGTAGAGGCAATAGGCTAG
- the atpA gene encoding F0F1 ATP synthase subunit alpha, which translates to MVTRGEDIVSVIKRQIEEFGTRVSMVDVGTVVQVADGLARIHGLSGAKANELLQFPNSIMGLALNLEEDAVGAVILGDPLSIKEGDEVRCTGRILEVPVGAGLIGRVIDPLGVPLDGKGPVKYDKVRPLERVAPNVVRRAPVNVPVHTGIKAIDAMIPIGRGQRELVIGDRFTGKSAICLDTIVSQKGGNLICIYAAIGQKTSKVAQMVAILEFYGAMEHTIVVSAGASDPASMQYLCPYAACAIGEEFMEQGKDALVIYDDLTKHAWAYRQISLLLRRPPGREAYPGDVFYLHSRLLERAAKLAPEYGGGSLTALPIIETQLGDFSGYIPTNVISITDGQIYLETDLFNAGIRPALNVGLSVSRVGGAAQTKAMKKVAGKLRMELAQYRELAAFAQFGAADLDKATRAQLDRGQRSTQILKQLQFSPLPLEKEIITLYAITSGYVDDVPIGNVTAFENDLQKFMETSHPEIGKSIASSKDLTPETEEALKKAFVEFKQSRAR; encoded by the coding sequence ATGGTCACTCGTGGTGAAGATATAGTCTCTGTCATCAAGCGGCAGATAGAAGAGTTTGGCACCAGAGTAAGCATGGTCGATGTAGGTACTGTGGTGCAGGTGGCTGATGGTTTAGCCCGCATCCACGGGCTGTCGGGTGCCAAGGCTAACGAACTGCTGCAGTTCCCCAATAGCATCATGGGGCTGGCCCTCAACTTGGAGGAAGACGCAGTAGGAGCGGTCATTCTTGGCGATCCCTTATCGATCAAAGAGGGTGATGAGGTTCGATGCACGGGAAGAATCCTGGAAGTGCCTGTGGGTGCAGGCCTCATTGGTCGGGTGATCGATCCTCTGGGAGTACCGCTTGATGGTAAGGGCCCTGTTAAGTATGACAAGGTGCGTCCCTTGGAGAGAGTGGCACCGAACGTTGTCCGGCGTGCGCCGGTAAATGTCCCGGTTCACACCGGTATCAAGGCCATAGATGCCATGATACCCATCGGACGTGGGCAGCGTGAGTTGGTCATCGGTGACCGCTTTACCGGCAAGTCAGCAATTTGCCTTGACACGATTGTCAGTCAGAAGGGCGGGAACCTTATCTGCATTTATGCAGCAATTGGACAGAAGACCTCAAAGGTGGCTCAGATGGTAGCCATTCTGGAATTCTATGGTGCTATGGAACATACCATAGTGGTGTCTGCCGGTGCCTCTGACCCTGCCTCCATGCAATACCTTTGTCCTTATGCTGCCTGTGCCATAGGCGAAGAGTTCATGGAGCAGGGGAAGGATGCCCTGGTTATCTATGATGATTTGACTAAGCATGCTTGGGCCTACCGTCAGATTTCCCTGCTGCTGCGCCGTCCCCCGGGACGTGAAGCCTATCCAGGTGATGTTTTCTATCTTCACAGCCGTTTGCTGGAGAGAGCAGCCAAGCTTGCTCCAGAATACGGTGGCGGATCTCTTACCGCTCTCCCTATTATCGAGACGCAGTTGGGTGACTTCTCAGGGTATATCCCCACGAACGTGATATCTATCACTGATGGCCAGATCTATCTGGAGACGGATCTTTTCAATGCGGGCATCCGCCCGGCCCTGAATGTGGGTTTGTCAGTGTCAAGAGTGGGTGGGGCGGCACAGACGAAGGCCATGAAGAAGGTGGCTGGGAAACTCAGGATGGAGTTGGCGCAGTACCGCGAACTGGCTGCCTTCGCCCAGTTTGGAGCTGCTGACCTGGATAAGGCAACCAGGGCTCAACTGGACAGAGGTCAGAGGAGCACTCAGATTCTCAAGCAGCTCCAATTTAGCCCCTTGCCTTTGGAGAAAGAGATAATTACGCTTTATGCTATTACCAGTGGTTATGTAGATGATGTGCCAATAGGCAATGTAACGGCTTTCGAAAATGATCTTCAGAAATTCATGGAAACGAGCCATCCTGAGATAGGCAAATCCATTGCCAGTAGCAAGGACTTGACGCCGGAAACAGAAGAGGCATTGAAGAAGGCATTTGTTGAGTTCAAGCAAAGTCGGGCACGCTAG
- the atpH gene encoding ATP synthase F1 subunit delta has protein sequence MAKGISGRRHAQAVFLIALETNQLDRWQADLESIASVLHDPEIGSFLENPKVSSERKRELLQQALKGVTPTAMNLAYLLVARNRLHIVQGIVAEYRRLSYAHKGVVEAEVVTAIPIGDQEEEIIGKGLAEITGKTVMLGAKVDPEIIGGLVVRLGDKLLDGSVRTRLQELRRSLA, from the coding sequence ATGGCTAAGGGTATTTCAGGCAGACGGCATGCGCAGGCAGTTTTTCTAATTGCCTTAGAGACCAATCAATTGGACAGATGGCAGGCTGACCTGGAGAGTATAGCCAGTGTTTTGCACGATCCGGAGATAGGCTCCTTTCTGGAGAATCCCAAGGTTAGTTCAGAAAGAAAAAGAGAGCTACTGCAGCAGGCTCTCAAGGGTGTTACACCTACGGCAATGAATCTGGCGTATCTCCTGGTTGCCAGGAATCGCCTCCACATAGTCCAGGGCATTGTGGCTGAGTACAGACGTTTGTCATATGCTCACAAGGGGGTAGTTGAGGCAGAAGTGGTTACGGCTATCCCCATTGGTGACCAAGAAGAAGAGATCATTGGGAAGGGCTTGGCTGAGATCACTGGCAAGACAGTAATGCTTGGTGCGAAGGTGGATCCTGAAATCATAGGGGGCTTGGTGGTCAGGTTGGGGGATAAGTTGCTGGATGGAAGTGTCCGCACCAGGCTTCAGGAATTGAGAAGAAGCTTGGCGTGA
- the atpF gene encoding F0F1 ATP synthase subunit B encodes MLNDLGINLPSLLAFIINFFLLLGLLTLVLYKPITKMLDQRAGKIKESLDQAERIKQEMAHAEETVKAQIEAGRKEGQAIMAQASQTSDRLKEEARAEARKETEALIAKARAEIAMEREESFNQLRREFADLAVLAAEKVIEQSLDKKVHQQLIDKVLKEGLASKKSELN; translated from the coding sequence ATGCTCAATGACCTTGGAATAAATCTACCAAGTCTGTTGGCTTTCATAATAAACTTCTTTCTCTTGCTTGGGCTGCTGACGCTGGTCTTGTATAAGCCTATCACGAAGATGCTGGATCAGCGGGCAGGCAAGATAAAGGAGAGTCTGGATCAGGCGGAGCGCATCAAACAGGAGATGGCTCATGCTGAAGAGACCGTGAAAGCTCAGATTGAGGCTGGACGCAAAGAGGGCCAGGCCATCATGGCTCAGGCTTCGCAGACATCAGATAGGCTCAAGGAAGAGGCCAGGGCTGAGGCCAGGAAAGAAACAGAGGCTCTCATTGCCAAAGCCAGGGCTGAGATTGCCATGGAGAGAGAAGAAAGTTTCAATCAACTGCGTCGGGAGTTTGCCGATCTGGCAGTTCTGGCGGCAGAGAAGGTAATTGAACAGTCCCTGGACAAGAAAGTGCACCAGCAGCTAATTGACAAGGTTTTAAAAGAAGGACTTGCTTCCAAGAAGAGTGAATTGAACTAG